A segment of the Thiovulum sp. ES genome:
CGTGTTTTTTAAGAAAAGGTTTGTCTTCACCAAATTTAAGAATTTCAGGATTTTTACCCTCTTTTACAATTGCATTAAACTCTTTTAATTGCTTAATTGCTTGTAGGCATTGGTCTGCTTCATTTTTTAAATCTGGGATTGTTCGGAGAAATTTGCTCATTTCAAGAACTGTTGCAACTTCACCTCTCTGCATAGCAACTTTCATTGTTATGTAAGTGTCATCAAGAATATCAATAATTTTAAGATAGTCGGCATTTGTTTCTAGGAAAGGATTTCTTTTAACAAGCTCCATAACTTGACCATATTTTTTCTGCTTGATGAAATTTACAAATTGGATATAAACATTTTTTTGAGCGAAAAGATTACTAATTACACTCGCTTTTTCAGGAATACCAGAAAATTTATAGAGAATTTCTCTTGCTTGTTCTTCTCCCTGATTTTTAAAGAGTGTCATTTTTGCTCGTCTAAAACTGTCGTTCCAAGTCGCCTCAAGTCTTTTAAAAGATTTTGTCATTTCAAGGTTAGGGTGTTTTTTAACAACATCGTAAGCTAAGTTATAAGTCCCTTTTGCGATATATTGATTCAATTTTGCATACTCTTTAAAGTCTGCTAGGATTTCTCTTACCTCATTCTTCTTTTCATCAACTTCAGCAAATGGATTTAATAGAGCTTCAACTTTAGAGGTGTTTTTTGCACCAGTCTCAATAATCTCTTCCGCCTTCTTAACAATATTGTCCCAAAGAACTTCTAAAACTTGAAACTCTTTTGTCTGTTTTAAAAGTTTGTTTTTTGAAACAAGTTCATAAGCACCTTTATAGTCTTTGTTTTTAATTCTCAACATCAAATTAGCTTGATCATCAGCAATTGCAGAACTACAAATTTTACCGCTTTTATCAGTAACAAGCATGTCTCCAAGCTCACTCATAATAATTATGTTTGTAATTCCCTGATTTAATTGCACATAATTCTCATTCTCTAATTCATGATCGATGAGGTTATAAAGAATGACTTTTCCCTTAAAATTTGTAATGTAAAGAAATTTTTCATCAGTTGAAAGTGCAACTTTTGTTATTGGAACTTTTGATTTGAGAATATTTTTAATCTTTTTTCCATCAGAAATTCTCCAAAGATTTACCTCGTTCTCTTTGTCAATTGAAACAAGATATTTATCAGAGACAAAAAGCAAGTCTCGAACAGGTTTATTAATTCTAAAATATCCGAGGTCTTTCATTGTTGAAACATTTACAACATTTACTTTTCCCTCTTCTGTTCCTGTCGCAATAATATCTCCGCTTTTGTTAAAAACTCCGATATTTACCTCTGTGTCTCTTCTTGGAAAAGCATGAATCTTTCTTCCAGTATCTAAACTCCAAAGAAAAGATCGACCATCTTCACTAGTCGAAATAAAATATTTCCCACTTGGATCAACTGCCGTAGAAAGAATATTTCCTTGGTGATTTCCGCCTCCAATTTTATAAATAGAATCTTTTTCTGAAATTGAAAAAATATCTATCTCTTGAGAATCTGTTACCCCAAATACAAGGTATTCACCATCTTTTGAAAATGATATTTTTTTATTCCAAACCGCACTTTTTAAATTTGTATTGAATGTGTCTTTTAAAGAAAAGTCAGAGAGAGAATATTCTCGAAATTCACCCTCTTCATCGACAGTTAGTAGTCTCTCATTATCAACGATACTCGCTACTGAAACAGCCTTTTTTATATTGATTTTCTCTTTTAGAGTCATTGTCTCAACCCTACTTTTCAGCTTAATTTATCTTAGACGATTCTAACAAATTTTTAAATCGCTAAACTGAAAAAAACTATTTTAAAACTATTCGCCCATTTGATGAGTCATATTCCCAATAGTTTTCCGTTGAAATTTCAGAATTCTTATCGCTTACAGTTGAGGAAGCTGGACCAATATATTTTGTTTTCCCATTTCCTAAATCTGTGCTACTCCAATCAGAAACATCTTCTGGATCAAGAACCAATCCAAATGCAATAGAGCTAAAATCTAGTGAAGTTGGATAGCCACTGTTTGAGAAATTTATTGTTTGATTTACATCAGCACCGTTGTAGAAAATTGTTGTTGGAAAATCACTTCTTCTTAAAAGCCATTTTCCGTGAAGTTGCTGAATGCTATTTTTGACGGCTTCGATAGTTGCTTTTTCATTTGAAACAAGAGCATCATCTTGAACAGAAGCAAATTTTGGCATTGCAACAACAGATAGAATTCCGAGAATAACAATTACAAACACAAGTTCTATCATACTAAAAGCTCTTTTCATTAAAATCTCCTACGAAAGTTTAATTGTCAATTCTTCAACTTTTTTTGCTAAGTTGAATTGTTCAATTGTCTTTTTTATATAGGCATTTAGCAAGTCTTTAACAGAATTATTATCTTTATTTAAACTCTCGTTTAGATCAGCTATAAAAAACTCTGCTAAATCTTGTTCCAGCTCGAGTCGGAAAAGCTTTCCATTTATCTTTATTTTTACAATTTCTTTCATAATAGGCCAATCAACTTAAAAATTTTTCTAATTTTTTAGAAACTTCTAGGTAATCACTCTCTTTTTTTTGAAGTTCCTCTTTTAAAGAGAGTATTTCATTGTCCATTGAAATGATTTTCTCTTTTAAATTATCGTTTTCGCCTCTAATTTGATGATAGGTATCAAGAAGAAAATCTATTCTTGCACCAAGATTATTTAAATCATTTTCAATTTTCTGCATTACATTTCCTATTCGCTCAGATAAGCTGTTTGATAAAGAACCGCCATGTTTTCATAATTAACATTTCTAGTTCTGTATGCAAGAAGATAAGCTTTTATGCTTTCTGCTTTATATCGCTCACGATTGTAAATAACCATAAAGACCTCATCACCAGCCTCTAATGCCAAGTTTTCGCCAATGTCTGTTGTTGGAGTTGCACCAATTGAAAGTAGGATTTTCTTTGGATAGTTTGCTTTTTTGAGGAGAGACATAACATCATCAAACTCATTCACATCTTTCTGTTTATTGATTTGAGAAACACTCCACTCAATAAGTTCGTCATAGAGAAAAAGATAATTGCTTAATTTTGTATCTTTTGTATAAGCCTCAATTACCCCTCCTCTTTTAATGTAAGAGACGATGTTGAATGCTTCTAAATTTCCTCGAACAGAACCGAAATTGTGAATATCTATCCAGTTTGCTCCAATTCCTTTTGAGTTCGCTCCCCAATTGAGATTTTCACTCCATTTTTTTGACGACATTCTGCTAATTTGTGCATTATTCAAAATAGTGAATCTTTTTGGTTTAATATATAAAACTTCATTTTTAATATATTTTACTTCACAATCAAACACAAGTTCAGCATCTAAAAAAACATAATCATAAACTGTTGGAATTGAAATTCTTGTGCTAGAAAAAGGGTATTGAGATAGATAATGAGAGCTATCTTCTAACGGCAAATAGACAGGAATTATCGCATAAGGTGGCTCTTTGTAACTGTTTTCATCAAACTCTTCACCATCTGTTTTAATAAAATTTCCCTTTATTGCTAAATGCGCATAATTTCTCAAACATCATCCCTTTCAAAATATTTTCAAATTGTATCACAACAGAGTATTACATTATTTTAAATAAAAGAAAATATTATAATTACAGTTTCCAATATTTAAACGGATTTTTAGAATTCACTATTTCACTCTCTATATTATAACTTTCCAACTCTTGTTGTAAAGATTCTGCAAAAAGATACTCACTCTCAAAATGTCCAATATCAACAATTCCAAGCCCAAGTGATCTTGCCTCAAAAATTTTGTGATACTTTACATCTCCAGTTAAAAATATATCAACATCGCGAGGAAGTTTTGAAATAAAATCACTTCCAGAACCAGTTGAAAGAGCCACTTTTTTTACTCTCTCTGGTAATTCCCGAGAGGCATGAATCTCTTTTAAATTTAAACGACTATGAATGTGTCGTAAAAAATCCATCAACTCCATATCAATTGTTGTAATTAAAAGATAATTTTCAATTTTTTCAACACTTCGCCAACCGAGAACATTTCGCAAAACATATTTATTTAAAATACTTTTGTCATAATTTGTATGAAGAGAGATTAGTTTTAAGTTCTTTTGCAACATCTCAAAAATAAGATTTGCTGGATAAATTGAAAAGTTTAAACTCTTTAAATTTCCAAAAATAAGTGGATGGTGTGTGATAATTACTGCACCACTTGGAGCATTCTCAATCACATATTTATCAATATCTAAACTCAAAATTACATCAGATATTTCATCTTCCATATCTCCGATTTGGAGACCGCAACTATCCCATTTTTCACAAGTTTCAAAAGGTGAAATCTCGTCTAATATCTCAAATAAATCTTTTATTTTCATTAAAAATTCCAATTAAATAGGTCTATAAAACTCTACATTTCCAATTTTAATACTTTGCAATAAACCTTCAACAAGTAGAGTTTGGAAATTTTCGACAGTAGATTCGTCAAAGAGAGAAACTATATCATAATGACTCAATGGACGAAGTGAAAGAGTTTTCATCAATTCACTTTTTGAGAGAGAATTTTTTTCAATATTTTTGTCTTGATGTTTTGCAATCATAATTGGCAATTCTCTGTAAAAAAGTTGCGAAAGCTCATAAATCTTAGAGTATGAAATTGGTTTAACAGCATATGTCGGAGGTCTTTCAACTGTTCCTAAATCTATCCGCTTCACATTTCTTAGTCGTCCAAAAAACTGATTCAACTTAAAGACTTCATCGCTGTTGTCATTAATTCCCTCAACAAAAAGAACTTCTAAATATAATTCACCCTGAAATATCTCTGCAAATTTTTCAATTCCTGCAAGAATTAAATCGATATTAATCTCTTTAACTGGTCGGTCAAGTTTTCTAAAACAGTCTGAAGTTGCACAATCTAAAGATAGTTTTACTTTATCAAATTTCAAAAGAGTCTGTTGAATTTCTGGCAACCAAATATTTCCGCTATTTGACAAAATAAGAGTTTTAATTGGGCTTTTCTGTAAAATAATTTTAACTTCAGTTACAATATAATCCAAATCTTCATAAAGTGTCGGTTCTCCATTTGCCGTAAATGTTAAAACATCAACATCTTTAAACTTTATAATAGATTTTTTTATATCAGATAGAATTAAATTACTTGGAATTTTCTCTTTTTGTAATGCGATTGTTTCAGCTTTTTCACCCAATTCACAATAGAGACAATCAAAATTACACTGTTTTACATTTGGTGACAAATCAACTCCGAGCGAATATCCAAATCGCCTAGAATTAATAGGTCCAAAAACTGTGCTTGTTTCAAGCTCTCTCATTTTCAAACCTTAAAATATAATTTTGTAAATTATATCTTGAAAAAGGAAAGTTATTAAAAGTGCTGTTGCTAAAAAAGGAATGTAAGGTAACTCTCGCTCTTTGGCAATTATTATTGCGGGAATTGTTAAAATTGATGATAGAAAAATTGCAAAAGCTCCTAAATATGTTCCAAGAACCGCACCAATTACACCCGCAATCATAATATCACCCTCTCCCATCGCCTCTCTTTTTACAAAATAGGAGACATAAAATCTCAAAAATGCAAAAGCTCCACCAAAAAGTAATGCATCTTCCAAGTTGTTAAATATCTCTGTTAATTGCATTGGATAAATTATCGAGAGAGTCAAAGCTGTTAAATTCAAACTGTCAGGAACTGCTTTGTGATACAAGTCAATAACCGAAAGAGCTAAAATAATTGAAAATAGCAATGCCAATAAAAATGCCTCTAAATTAAATCCAAATTCTAAATATATAACAAGAAAAATTACAGCTGAAATTGTTTCAACAATTGGATACTGAATTGATATTTTTGAGTTACAAAAAGAGCATTTTCCTTTTAAAAAAAGATAGGAAAGAATTGGAATGTTGTGCCAAAACTTTAACTTTACTTTACACTTTGGACAATGAGAACTTGGAAAAACGATTGATTCTCCGAGCGGAATACGATAAATCAGAACATTTAAAAACGAACCAATTGAGAGACCTAAGATAATTACAAAAATAGTTTCTAAATTCACTCTGCACTCCTATAAACTGTTGCACTTCCTCCAACAAGATAGACAGATGTATAATCTCGGTCGGTTCGTTTTATGATTTTTACAATTGCATTGCTTGTTTCAATCACTTTATCTCCTGTATAGACTCTATATTCACGACCTCTTGTCATTTTCTCTTTCGTCTCTGTTATCATATTTTCTGTTTGTTCATCTTCATCATCAGGAATAACAACAATTGCTCCCTCATTTTCATCTTCTTCAATCTCATCAGTATCTTCTTCTGGTAATTGCTGGTCGATGAGGTCATCTGTTTCATTCTCTTCGTTACTAATATTGTCCTCAACTGCTACTTGAGATTTCTCTTGTTTCTCTTCTTCTCCGCTACAAGAAAATAGAAAAATTGATAGCAAAAAAATAGTATATTTCATAAAAAGTCCTTTAAAACTCAATTGTTCCATTAAGTGGAAGTTCAACTGATATTTCTAAATTATCTCCAAAGTTAGTCTCAACATCTATTGAAATTCTGTCTCCGCTATTGATTCTTAAATTTGGTATTTTAAAATCACTTGAATTTGTTTCAATTGTTAGGGAACTTGTTTTGTAATCAATATCAACCCCATATCGTCCAGAAGCAATTCCAAAAAATATTCTATTTCTCTCAATTGCAACCTCTTTTGTAATCTCTTCATTTGAAACAAACTCGTATAAATCTGTTATCAAAGAAACGTCTAAGTCTCTTGTTACTTCCAAATCAACAGTATCATTTGTCATTGTGAAATTTGAGTTGTAGAGAATAATGGAGTTTCCGTAAAAAGTTGAAGTTAAATCTAGTCTATCTGTGCTTAAAAAAGTGTTTCCAGCTATCCATTCGCTTTCAAAAAATTGGAAACCTAAATTTTCACCAGTTAAATGAAAACCATTTATTAGAAGAGTTATATTTTCATCAGTTGAACTTCTTGAGACAAAATCAACTTCACCAACTGAAACTTCTATATCACCAGCCGTCTTAATTGTTGTCTTTGTTCCCTCAAGTGTATAGCTTCGACTACCATCAGCAGAATTTGACAATATCACATCTTCATTCGACCCATTAAAATCAACTGTAATTGTCTCAAATTGAATTCCTGTTGAACTCTCAACTTCTATAATTTCACCCC
Coding sequences within it:
- a CDS encoding WD40 repeat-containing protein (PFAM: WD domain, G-beta repeat), translated to MTLKEKINIKKAVSVASIVDNERLLTVDEEGEFREYSLSDFSLKDTFNTNLKSAVWNKKISFSKDGEYLVFGVTDSQEIDIFSISEKDSIYKIGGGNHQGNILSTAVDPSGKYFISTSEDGRSFLWSLDTGRKIHAFPRRDTEVNIGVFNKSGDIIATGTEEGKVNVVNVSTMKDLGYFRINKPVRDLLFVSDKYLVSIDKENEVNLWRISDGKKIKNILKSKVPITKVALSTDEKFLYITNFKGKVILYNLIDHELENENYVQLNQGITNIIIMSELGDMLVTDKSGKICSSAIADDQANLMLRIKNKDYKGAYELVSKNKLLKQTKEFQVLEVLWDNIVKKAEEIIETGAKNTSKVEALLNPFAEVDEKKNEVREILADFKEYAKLNQYIAKGTYNLAYDVVKKHPNLEMTKSFKRLEATWNDSFRRAKMTLFKNQGEEQAREILYKFSGIPEKASVISNLFAQKNVYIQFVNFIKQKKYGQVMELVKRNPFLETNADYLKIIDILDDTYITMKVAMQRGEVATVLEMSKFLRTIPDLKNEADQCLQAIKQLKEFNAIVKEGKNPEILKFGEDKPFLKKHEAFLNAKDFWEKTVSSAESIAYTGDVKKVAESFVGFENVESRHLKIANIVKIAYLSDLNNTITENRDDLGIVIPILTRAIGNYLSMFGKDQEITDILENIEEVSGKRFDMEQFRIGKIERLSFDRLKDSILK
- a CDS encoding prepilin signal peptidase PulO-like peptidase (PFAM: Bacterial Peptidase A24 N-terminal domain; Type IV leader peptidase family), which produces MNLETIFVIILGLSIGSFLNVLIYRIPLGESIVFPSSHCPKCKVKLKFWHNIPILSYLFLKGKCSFCNSKISIQYPIVETISAVIFLVIYLEFGFNLEAFLLALLFSIILALSVIDLYHKAVPDSLNLTALTLSIIYPMQLTEIFNNLEDALLFGGAFAFLRFYVSYFVKREAMGEGDIMIAGVIGAVLGTYLGAFAIFLSSILTIPAIIIAKERELPYIPFLATALLITFLFQDIIYKIIF
- a CDS encoding Fe-S oxidoreductase (PFAM: Radical SAM superfamily), giving the protein MRELETSTVFGPINSRRFGYSLGVDLSPNVKQCNFDCLYCELGEKAETIALQKEKIPSNLILSDIKKSIIKFKDVDVLTFTANGEPTLYEDLDYIVTEVKIILQKSPIKTLILSNSGNIWLPEIQQTLLKFDKVKLSLDCATSDCFRKLDRPVKEINIDLILAGIEKFAEIFQGELYLEVLFVEGINDNSDEVFKLNQFFGRLRNVKRIDLGTVERPPTYAVKPISYSKIYELSQLFYRELPIMIAKHQDKNIEKNSLSKSELMKTLSLRPLSHYDIVSLFDESTVENFQTLLVEGLLQSIKIGNVEFYRPI
- a CDS encoding dinuclear metal center protein, YbgI/SA1388 family (PFAM: NIF3 (NGG1p interacting factor 3)~TIGRFAM: dinuclear metal center protein, YbgI/SA1388 family), which translates into the protein MKIKDLFEILDEISPFETCEKWDSCGLQIGDMEDEISDVILSLDIDKYVIENAPSGAVIITHHPLIFGNLKSLNFSIYPANLIFEMLQKNLKLISLHTNYDKSILNKYVLRNVLGWRSVEKIENYLLITTIDMELMDFLRHIHSRLNLKEIHASRELPERVKKVALSTGSGSDFISKLPRDVDIFLTGDVKYHKIFEARSLGLGIVDIGHFESEYLFAESLQQELESYNIESEIVNSKNPFKYWKL
- a CDS encoding prepilin-type N-terminal cleavage/methylation domain-containing protein (PFAM: Prokaryotic N-terminal methylation motif~TIGRFAM: prepilin-type N-terminal cleavage/methylation domain), whose translation is MKRAFSMIELVFVIVILGILSVVAMPKFASVQDDALVSNEKATIEAVKNSIQQLHGKWLLRRSDFPTTIFYNGADVNQTINFSNSGYPTSLDFSSIAFGLVLDPEDVSDWSSTDLGNGKTKYIGPASSTVSDKNSEISTENYWEYDSSNGRIVLK